The Anolis carolinensis isolate JA03-04 chromosome 2, rAnoCar3.1.pri, whole genome shotgun sequence genome contains the following window.
caacccaaccttcaagtcagcagtcttgccggcacaagggtttaacccattgcaccaccaggggaagccaataattataataataaatctaataatctAATactaattttttgtgtgtgtcaggagcgacttgagaaactgcaagtcgcttctggtgtgagagaattggccatctgcaaggacgttgcccaggagatgcccagatgttttttttatgtataataataaacataataataaatctttatttgtcccctgccaccatctcccccgtgGGTAGTGCCAAACCACAGTGCCAAATCCGAACCAAAATAACagtatacaaatacacaaatataaaatatataacataagtataaaaacaacgaTGGACATAAAATCCCCTTAAAATATAAGAATGATAGAATCcctaaaatgcaataaaacctaCAAATAAGTTAACTATCAGCAATAAAGTGCAGAGTGGCACTATTACCgctgtatgttgattttgtaCCATATGTTTGGTATATGTTTttataatgatgtatttttatctatGTTCATATGTTGCACCCTGCCTCGTGCCATCAGGGGAGGTGgataactgttgttgttgttgttgttgttgttgttagtgacagaaagacatagtatgacacagcaaatgagatcattattattattgacacaacgacgttgtatgacacagcaaacaagatagacatgctgggtttcgtttcacaaaatcacaagtcgaacacttcccaagtgtctaggactgtgtgatgtattttcggatgatgcgtgcatatcccagtagggtggccttttgcagttggcagatcatgattttgtcaatgtctattgtttccaaatgccggctgagatcttttggcacggcacccagtgtgcccatcaccaccgggaccacctgcactggtttctgccagagtctttgaagttcaatcttgaggtcctgagtttttcctgttgtttttcgtcaatgcgactgtcacctgggatggcaacatcaatgatccaaacctttttcttttccacaactgtgatgtctggtgtgttgtgttccagaactttgtcagtctggattcggaagtcccacagtatctttgcctgctcattttccaatacttttgcaggtttgtgatcccaccagttctttgctgctggcaggtgggacttgaggcataagttccaatgaatcatttgggccacatggttgtgcctctgtttgtagtctgtctgtgcgattttcttacagcagctgaggatatggtcaacggtttcgtcagcttctttgcagagtctgcattttgggtcatcagctgatttttcaatcttggccttaattgcatttgttctgatgacttgctcctgggctgcaaggatcaggccttctgtctccttcttatcatcattattatcatcaatatCCTCATTTGGTAATATGGATGCAGTCTGAGAACATAGACAAAAGTACTTGAAGGTCTTAGAACACTGGACGGGATATACACCGAAGAAGGATTATTTGGAATTACAGAAGCGTTGCTATTATTTTCCCTTTCAGGTGCTGCTCTACCTTGAGGAGATGTCTTTGTAATTTGTGAAGTCTCTTGGATCCAGGACAGATGGCTCTCTACACACAAGtcaaggtggaggaggaggaggaggaggatgagaaggTGGCCATTCTGGGTGAGTTTTGTTGGACAGGTACTGAAGGAATGAAGGGAAATGGGATGCCAGCCCAGGACCACACTGTACCAAACTTGGTCCAGAACTGTAATTTTGAATATAccatgtatactcgagtataagctgacccgaatgtaagccgaggcacctaattttatcacaaaaaactgggataacttattgactcgagtataagccgagggtgggaaatgcagcagctacaggtaaatttcagaaataaaaatagatgccaataaaatttcattcatcgaggcatcagtaggttaaatgtttttaaatatttaccgtatttcaaagaaaagcaataaactagctctataagtggaaaagtaggggcaacaaaaacaatatggtatcaacaataacctaataataataataataataacaacaacaacaacaacaacaacaacgggtgccgtgccaaaagatctcagccggcatttggaaacaatagacattgacaaaatcatgatctgccaactgcaaaaggccaccctactgggatctgcacgcatcatccgaaaatacatcgcacagtcctagacacttgggaaatcacaagttcgacttgtgattttgtgatatgaaatccagcatatctatcttgtttgctgtgtcatataaaataataataataataataataataataataataataataataataataaaaacttcatttggatcccaccctatctccccatggggactcaggccagcttccaacatagtaacaggcaaacattcaatgcttatataaacaatgcagagttagatatagatctataattatagatactaatttcacatatgcatttccctctgaaatgtttgcaaatccctctgtgtctctatgtgcatttcccctacaatactTGCaagccccatatatatatatatatatatatatatatatagacatgtctatatatatttgtgtgttcattttccccctgtaatatttgcaagtcctatataaaggtaggtaagaatatattcatatctttccagatatctctctttatatagatatttgcagagacttgtaaacatatgagggtaaattcatatataaaaataatgtatatgtatggctacagagacacaggtacatggatctatatgtataaaggatttgcaaagacctgcaaacatatgaggggaaattcatatataaaaataatgtatatagatagatacacaaataaatgttggaaatgtaaaaatcaGGAAGGATCATCCTACCATACATGGTGGACATGTGATAAAaccaaaaaatactggaaaacaATTCATGAAGAaacgcaaatacagtagagtgtcacttatccaacataaacgggctggcagaatgttggataagcaaatatgttggataataaggagggattaaggaaaagcctattaaacgtcaaattaggttatgtttttacaaattaagcaccaaaacatcatgttatacaacaaatttgacagaaaaagcagttcaatacgcagcaatgctatgtagtaattactgtatttacgaatttagcaccaaaacatcacaatgtattgaaaacattgactacaaaaatacgttggataatctagaacgttggataagcgaatgttggataagtgagattctactgtatttacgaatttagcaccaaaacatcacaatgtattgaaaacattgactacaaaaacattgacaactaaaggacagacagcgttggataatccagaatgttggataagtgaatgctggatatgtgagactgtactgtaattataaataaaaaatttccgatgaaaccagaatattacttGTTAGGAATCACTGACGTAGAGACTGATTttgacataccgtatatactcgagtataagccaacccaaatataagccgaagcacataattttaccacaaaaaactgggaaaacattgactccagtctaacccgagagtggtaaatttcagaaataaaaatagataccaataaaatgacattaattgaggcagtaggttaaatgtttttgaatatttacataaggctcaactttaagataagactgtccaactctgattaaatcattattctcatcttcttcaatgtaaatgtgcttatgtatcattttaataataataaagtaaaataatgcatgtaataataataataataataataataataataataatggaaaataatatatgtaataataaatagagtaaaataataaatgcaataataataataatatcagagtgaaataataaatgtattattattaataataaaaatagagtaaaataagtgtaatagtagcaacaataatagagaaaaataataaatgtaataataccaataataatagagaaaaataataaatgtaccatatattctcgagtataagctgacccaaatataagccaaccaggaccctcacccaagccgaggggggctttttcagtcttaaaaaaagggctgaaaaaactaggcttatactcgagtatatacagtaaatggagACTTTTTTTACATATAAAGCCGCGAGGAGGTTTCTTGCAAAACAATGGAAGTCAGAAGAAATCCCTACCCCTATTCCGTACTTTTAATTCTGTAACACAATTGTAAACCCTTCaataattttttaatatatatctatatctatatctatatctatatcttaaTTTAAGCGTCATACCTGATGCAATTGTAGCATTTCAGTCTTCTTATTTTGAGGCTCAATAAAAAAATTGACGGTGAAAGAAGAAACTTTAGCTGAGAATGCAACTCTTGGGACTTAATGAGTCTTCTATAATATTCCTCTCCGTGTatggagaaaaatgataaatCGAAAGGGAGACAAGCTCTAaaaaaggatgcaagtggcagagttttgtggggaaggagttgccaagctcattcatcgctatgagaagtgcctagatttgaatgacggctatgttgagaagtggtacttGGGTGTGGCtgtcaactgcatatggtaaatgttttcttctatactttgttcatttttaattccaaaacgtaatctactttctggatagccctcgtataatatGCTCAGAaacataatatagtaataatcacAGCAAGTTCTATTTCCTATCTCCTATCTCCAAGGAAATAGAGCACTGTTAGTAGACCACATGTCTCAAGTGTTGAGCTTTttgataagtaagtaagtaaggtgtATATATTTACAagcttgttgtttttatatgacaAATTGTATGGTTGTATTAATAATACGCAATATTTACAGACCCAACAACCTGATGACGGTTCTTGTAGGCCAAAACTGGATGTgttgtaactgttatttattgtttattttaattctatagtttcaatgaatcatttgggccacatagttccaatgaatcatttgggccatatagttgtgcctctgtttgtagtctgtctgtgcgattttcttacagcaactgaggagatgatcaatggtttcgtcagtttccttgcacagtctgcattttgggtcatcagctgatttttcgatcttggcctgaattgcctttgtcctgatgtcttgctcctgggctgcaaggatcaggccttctgtctccttcttcagggtcccattcgtgagccagagccaggtcatctccttatcagcttttccttcaattttgtcaaggaactttccatgcaatgttttgttgtgccagctgtcagctctagtttgtagtgcggttttcttgtactggttttttgtctgctgtgctttgaggagtttctgaattttgacttcaatcaaggttcttcactttgctttacatataataataataatttattattattattttaattctcaACAGATAAATATAAGAATTTCAGAAAAGACAGagataataaaaacatattaaaaaatcTGTAGTTTCTCTTTCCCACACTATTGCCTACCCAGACACCATTTCAAAATtaaatgtattacattttaatagcTTTTTGAAATTTCTTGTTAAGCAGCTTGAGGGAGGAATTTTTCCCTTTTATCAAAAGCAGCTGCGTTcttgtttaattacattttagaGTCTGAATAGAAAAGTTAGATGGGTCACAATCTCGACATACAGAATTCTCATGTTTTTTTCCTTAATGTgactcttctttttctcctcaagCAGATGTTAAGGAAGATAACGAGGCCTATCAAGAGTCGGCTTCAACCTCAACGAATATAACCAAGCCAGttatgaaaaaggaagaaaatggaaatcaaaggggACAAAAAAGACAGGAAAGAAAGCAACAAAGGAAAAATAACTCCTTTGCTTCTCTGGCTCCCGATTTTTCCGAACCCCTGGACTCACATTTGAAGCAGTGTCCAGTCTGTGGaaagaaatggaaatataaaTCGCACTTGAACATACACTTCCGTGTTCATACCGGGGAGAAGCCATACGagtgcatggaatgtgggaagacCTTCAGTCAGAGCGGACAGTGTTATTCCCatcagaaaaaccacaaagtggaGCATCCATACAGCTCCGAGGAATGGACAAAGAGTTTCAGTGAGGGTGACCCGGATGCCTACCCACAAAAGTCTCAAACAGAGGAGAGACCGTATCAATGCAcagaatgcggaaagagctttaGTAGCAGTGGACacctacattcacatcaaataactcacacaggagagaaaccatacacatgcatggagtgtgggaagagctttgcTCGTGGTAATAGCTTACATTCGCATCAAAGAATTcatacaggggagaaaccctatcaaTGCATTGAATGTGGGAACAGTTTTAGCCAGGCTTCACACCTACATTTACACGAGAGgactcacacgggggagaagccgtACAAATGcgtggaatgtgggaagagcttcagtggCAGTGGGCAGCTCCGTTCGCACGAAAgaatccacacgggagagaaaccatataaatgcgtggaatgcggaaagagcttcagccaGAGTGGAAATTTACGTGCCCATCAAAGGACGCATATCGAGGAGAAACCGTATCAGTGCACGGAGTGTGGAATGAGTTTCAGCGCTAGTGCGCATCTGTGTTCGCACCAGAGAAcgcacaccggggagaaaccgtATAAGTGcacggagtgtggaaagagcttcagccagAGTGGAAACCTGCgctcacatcaaaggattcacataGAAGAAAAACCCtacaaatgcatggagtgtggaaagagctacaGCCAGAGCGGACACTTACGGTCACACCAACGAAagcacaccggggagaagccgtacaaatgcatggagtgtgaaaagagcttcagcgATTACGGGACGTGTGCTAAGCATCAAAGAgctcacaccggggagaaaccctatcaatgcatggagtgtgggaagaggttCTCTCGCGGCGACAGTTTACGTTCACATCAGCGCATTCACACAGGGGAAAAACCCTacgaatgcttggagtgtggaaagagctttggtgACAACGCCTGTCTACAGTCGCATCAACGaacccacacgggagagaagcctTACAAATGTCTGGAATGCGGAAATAGTTTCAGCCAGAGTGGAAGCCTACGCTTGCACCAAAGAACTCATATAGAGGAGAGGCCCTACAAATGCACCGAGTGCGGAAAGGCTTTCTCTCGCAGTCAGTATTTGCGgctacatcaaaggacccacacgggagagaaaccctATCAATGTCTCGAATGCGGGAAAAGCTTCAGCCAGAGCGCGACTCTCCATTCCCACGAAaaaatccacacaggggagaaaccctataaatgcctggaatgtggaaagagcttctctcGTGGGGACAGCTTACTTTCACATCAAAGAatccatacaggggagaagccctataaatgcctggagtgtggaaagggttTTGTCCGAATC
Protein-coding sequences here:
- the LOC100560211 gene encoding zinc finger protein 883 isoform X2, coding for MALYTQVKVEEEEEEDEKVAILDVKEDNEAYQESASTSTNITKPVMKKEENGNQRGQKRQERKQQRKNNSFASLAPDFSEPLDSHLKQCPVCGKKWKYKSHLNIHFRVHTGEKPYECMECGKTFSQSGQCYSHQKNHKVEHPYSSEEWTKSFSEGDPDAYPQKSQTEERPYQCTECGKSFSSSGHLHSHQITHTGEKPYTCMECGKSFARGNSLHSHQRIHTGEKPYQCIECGNSFSQASHLHLHERTHTGEKPYKCVECGKSFSGSGQLRSHERIHTGEKPYKCVECGKSFSQSGNLRAHQRTHIEEKPYQCTECGMSFSASAHLCSHQRTHTGEKPYKCTECGKSFSQSGNLRSHQRIHIEEKPYKCMECGKSYSQSGHLRSHQRKHTGEKPYKCMECEKSFSDYGTCAKHQRAHTGEKPYQCMECGKRFSRGDSLRSHQRIHTGEKPYECLECGKSFGDNACLQSHQRTHTGEKPYKCLECGNSFSQSGSLRLHQRTHIEERPYKCTECGKAFSRSQYLRLHQRTHTGEKPYQCLECGKSFSQSATLHSHEKIHTGEKPYKCLECGKSFSRGDSLLSHQRIHTGEKPYKCLECGKGFVRIDHVRSHQRTHRQDKGSPKSKQTTSVALL
- the LOC100560211 gene encoding zinc finger protein 883 isoform X1; translation: MALYTQVKVEEEEEEDEKVAILADVKEDNEAYQESASTSTNITKPVMKKEENGNQRGQKRQERKQQRKNNSFASLAPDFSEPLDSHLKQCPVCGKKWKYKSHLNIHFRVHTGEKPYECMECGKTFSQSGQCYSHQKNHKVEHPYSSEEWTKSFSEGDPDAYPQKSQTEERPYQCTECGKSFSSSGHLHSHQITHTGEKPYTCMECGKSFARGNSLHSHQRIHTGEKPYQCIECGNSFSQASHLHLHERTHTGEKPYKCVECGKSFSGSGQLRSHERIHTGEKPYKCVECGKSFSQSGNLRAHQRTHIEEKPYQCTECGMSFSASAHLCSHQRTHTGEKPYKCTECGKSFSQSGNLRSHQRIHIEEKPYKCMECGKSYSQSGHLRSHQRKHTGEKPYKCMECEKSFSDYGTCAKHQRAHTGEKPYQCMECGKRFSRGDSLRSHQRIHTGEKPYECLECGKSFGDNACLQSHQRTHTGEKPYKCLECGNSFSQSGSLRLHQRTHIEERPYKCTECGKAFSRSQYLRLHQRTHTGEKPYQCLECGKSFSQSATLHSHEKIHTGEKPYKCLECGKSFSRGDSLLSHQRIHTGEKPYKCLECGKGFVRIDHVRSHQRTHRQDKGSPKSKQTTSVALL